A genomic stretch from Falco naumanni isolate bFalNau1 chromosome 4, bFalNau1.pat, whole genome shotgun sequence includes:
- the SUN1 gene encoding SUN domain-containing protein 1 isoform X2, which translates to MDFSRLHMYTPPQCLPENTGYTYALSSSYSSSALDFETENKIDPVFDSPRMSRRSLRLAAAGFSKSEEAQNDALRDSSYAGNFSFREHSSKMAKQHRSTNKRSGSARQTPRRTLSSSSIFSQSSLNSHAGDSSMDVLDESLIQERTEVGHFWGLDEEGDPKVSDAAPIQGNGDVATAEAETSMINGYTCSGCSMLSERKEVLTAHSASPVPSSTIYSRDRSRKHAYRGAYFYMSKILRSVKHATASFASLLVQLFQMVLLKLGYEFKANSDYCGSMNVKEFYREDSHLGVNEESICDDCKGKKHLEIYTTDHMQSSWAKRVARTIWHTFSYAGYFMLHVLRSVGATGWLVSQKVLSLLWLAILSPGRAASGMFSLLRTRWYQLVTLMSLLKVVLLKRCLPKTYKLLLFLIPLLFLLGIGFWGFGGSISLLPSLSWTRTDRTGRIDDYTCLPEPQTDSFHSVQPPKDTMTVFDAGRVSQLEKQVAFMSDRCHHSDEEYSKVLLLLRNLQDQVAQMSDKSETLKLIKNVVDQHLKDKELEEKTDFLALHKEHQLRILTLEELLGKLSTESKDIQKELDAAKAKPVRDNDEHNQLLSRIKKLELELTQMKSELLTGESVKTSCEKLDVIPEKVDARVKEYVKLMLFGDQQDFPESLLQWLMSNFVSQNDLQTLLQDLEFQILKNITLHMSVTNQKLTSEVVTNVVTNAGISGITEAQVQIIVNNALKLYSQDKIGMVDFALESGGGSIVSTRCSETYETKTALFSLFGIPLWYMSQSPRVVIQPDIHPGNCWAFRGSPGYLVVKLSMKIYPTAFTVEHIPKTLSPTGNITSAPKNFSVYGLDDEYQEDGTLLGQYVYDQEGEPLQMFPVMEKSEKTFQIVELRIFSNWGHEKYTCLYRFRVHGKPAE; encoded by the exons ATGGACTTTTCACGTCTACACATGTACACTCCTCCCCAATGTCTGCCAGAGAACACTGGCTATACATATGCACTCAG TTCAAGTTATTCTTCATCTGCTTTGGACTTtgagactgaaaataaaatagatccAGTATTTGATTCACCAAGGATGTCACGGCGTAGTTTACGGTTAGCTGCTGCAGGATTTAGTAAATCAGAGGAGGCACAAAATGATGCCCTTCGTGACAGCTCTTATGCCGGAAACTTTAGTTTCAGAGAACATTCTTCCAA GATggcaaaacaacacagaagtACAAATAAACGATCTGGCAGTGCAAGACAAACGCCAAGGAGAACTCTATCTAGCTCTTCCATTTTTAGCCAAAGCAGTCTCAATAGCCATGCTGGTGACTCATCAATGGATGTATTGGATGAATCTTTGATTCAAGAGCGGACAGAAGTTGGTCATTTCTGGG gtcTTGATGAGGAAGGTGACCCTAAAG TCAGTGATGCTGCACCAATACAGGGAAATGGTGATgtagcaacagcagaagcagagaccTCAATGATCAATGGCTACActtgcagtggctgcagcatgCTTTCTGAACGAAAGGAGGTTCTCACAGCACACTCAGCTTCTCCCGTGCCATCTTCCACAATTTACTCTAGGGATCGGAGCAGGAAGCACGCATATA gAGGAGCCTATTTCTACATGAGTAAGATTCTACGATCGGTCAAACATGCTACAGCATCTTTTGCATCACTATTAGTGCAACTATTTCAAATGGTTTTGCTGAAGCTGGGTTATGAATTTAAAG CTAACTCAGACTACTGTGGAAGCATGAATGTAAAGGAGTTTTACAGAGAAGATAGCCATCTTGGTGTAAATGAGGAATCAATAT GTGATGACTGTAAGGGGAAGAAACATCTTGAAATATACACCACAGACCACATGCAATCCTCATGGGCTAAAAGGGTAGCAAGGACCATTTGGCACACCTTTTCTTATGCAG GTTACTTTATGCTTCACGTGTTGCGATCAGTGGGAGCAACGGGATGGCTTGTTTCTCAGAAGGTGTTGTCTCTACTTTGGCTGGCCATTCTTTCTCCAG ggAGGGCAGCTTCTGGCATGTTCAGTTTGCTTAGAACTAGGTGGTATCAACTTGTTACTCTGATGTCTTTGCTCAAGGTGGTTCTTCTAAAAAG ATGCCTTCCGAAGACCTACAAGTTGCTACTGTTTCTTATCCCACTCCTTTTTCTACTAG GTATAGGGTTCTGGGGGTTTGGTGGCTCCATTTCATTATTACCTTCATTGAGCTGGACAAGAACTGACAGAACAGGGAGAATAGATGACTACACTTGTCTTCCTGAACCACAGACTGATTCTTTTCACTCTGTGCAACCTCCAAAG GATACCATGACTGTCTTTGATGCTGGTCGTGTAAgtcagctggagaagcaggtAGCATTCATGTCTGACAGATGCCATCACAGTGATGAAGAATATAGCAAAGTTTTGCTTCTACTTCGTAATCTTCAAGATCAGGTTGCCCAGATGAGCGACAAAAGTGAAACACTGAAGCTAATAAAAAATGTGGTGGATCAGCATCTTAAAGACAAGGAACTGGAGGAAAAG ACTGACTTCCTGGCTTTACATAAAGAACACCAGTTGCGCATCCTGACACTGGAAGAGCTTCTTGGAAAACTCTCTACTGAATCCAAG gACATCCAGAAGGAGCTTGACGCagccaaagcaaaaccagtgaG AGATAATGATGAACATAATCAGCTTTTGTCCAGAATTAAAAAGCTGGAACTAGAGTTGACTCAGATGAAATCAGAGCTCTTAACTGGGGAAAGTGTGAAGACAAGTTGCGAGAAACTGGATGTCATTCCTGAAAAA GTAGACGCACGGGTCAAAGAATATGTCAAGCTAATGCTTTTTGGTGATCAACAAGACTTTCCGGAATCACTTCTCCAATGGCTTATGTCCAATTTTGTGAGCCAAAATGATCTGCAgactttgctgcaggatctAGAGTTTCAAATCCTCAAGAATATTACTCTCCATATGTCTGTTACAAACCAAAAACTAACATCTGAAGTAGTAACAAATGTTGTGACTAATGCAGGGATTTCTGGAATTACAGAAGCG CAAGTACAGATTATTGTAAACAATGCACTGAAACTGTACTCTCAAGACAAGATTGGTATGGTGGATTTTGCCTTGGAATCTGGAG GTGGCAGCATTGTGAGTACTCGCTGTTCTGAAACCTATGAGACCAAAACAGCATTATTTAGCCTCTTTGGAATCCCTCTGTGGTACATGTCTCAGTCTCCTAGAGTGGTAATTCAG CCGGACATACATCCAGGAAACTGCTGGGCTTTCAGAGGATCACCGGGATATCTTGTAGTTAAACTTTCAATGAAGATCTATCCAACTGCCTTTACAGTGGAACACATACCAAAAACACTTTCACCAACAGGAAATATTACCAGTGCTCCTAAGAATTTTTCAGTATAT GGTCTAGATGATGAATATCAAGAAGATGGCACGCTTCTAGGACAGTATGTCTATGATCAAGAAGGGGAACCACTGCAGATGTTTCCAGTGATG gagaaAAGTGAAAAGACATTCCAAATAGTGGAACTAAGAATTTTTTCTAACTGGGGACATGAAAAATATACATGCCTTTATCGGTTCAGAGTGCATGGGAAACCTGCCGAATAA
- the SUN1 gene encoding SUN domain-containing protein 1 isoform X7: MSRRSLRLAAAGFSKSEEAQNDALRDSSYAGNFSFREHSSKMAKQHRSTNKRSGSARQTPRRTLSSSSIFSQSSLNSHAGDSSMDVLDESLIQERTEVGHFWGLDEEGDPKVSDAAPIQGNGDVATAEAETSMINGYTCSGCSMLSERKEVLTAHSASPVPSSTIYSRDRSRKHAYRGAYFYMSKILRSVKHATASFASLLVQLFQMVLLKLGYEFKANSDYCGSMNVKEFYREDSHLGVNEESICDDCKGKKHLEIYTTDHMQSSWAKRVARTIWHTFSYAGYFMLHVLRSVGATGWLVSQKVLSLLWLAILSPGRAASGMFSLLRTRWYQLVTLMSLLKVVLLKRCLPKTYKLLLFLIPLLFLLGIGFWGFGGSISLLPSLSWTRTDRTGRIDDYTCLPEPQTDSFHSVQPPKDTMTVFDAGRVSQLEKQVAFMSDRCHHSDEEYSKVLLLLRNLQDQVAQMSDKSETLKLIKNVVDQHLKDKELEEKTDFLALHKEHQLRILTLEELLGKLSTESKDIQKELDAAKAKPVRDNDEHNQLLSRIKKLELELTQMKSELLTGESVKTSCEKLDVIPEKVDARVKEYVKLMLFGDQQDFPESLLQWLMSNFVSQNDLQTLLQDLEFQILKNITLHMSVTNQKLTSEVVTNVVTNAGISGITEAQVQIIVNNALKLYSQDKIGMVDFALESGGGSIVSTRCSETYETKTALFSLFGIPLWYMSQSPRVVIQPDIHPGNCWAFRGSPGYLVVKLSMKIYPTAFTVEHIPKTLSPTGNITSAPKNFSVYGLDDEYQEDGTLLGQYVYDQEGEPLQMFPVMEKSEKTFQIVELRIFSNWGHEKYTCLYRFRVHGKPAE; this comes from the exons ATGTCACGGCGTAGTTTACGGTTAGCTGCTGCAGGATTTAGTAAATCAGAGGAGGCACAAAATGATGCCCTTCGTGACAGCTCTTATGCCGGAAACTTTAGTTTCAGAGAACATTCTTCCAA GATggcaaaacaacacagaagtACAAATAAACGATCTGGCAGTGCAAGACAAACGCCAAGGAGAACTCTATCTAGCTCTTCCATTTTTAGCCAAAGCAGTCTCAATAGCCATGCTGGTGACTCATCAATGGATGTATTGGATGAATCTTTGATTCAAGAGCGGACAGAAGTTGGTCATTTCTGGG gtcTTGATGAGGAAGGTGACCCTAAAG TCAGTGATGCTGCACCAATACAGGGAAATGGTGATgtagcaacagcagaagcagagaccTCAATGATCAATGGCTACActtgcagtggctgcagcatgCTTTCTGAACGAAAGGAGGTTCTCACAGCACACTCAGCTTCTCCCGTGCCATCTTCCACAATTTACTCTAGGGATCGGAGCAGGAAGCACGCATATA gAGGAGCCTATTTCTACATGAGTAAGATTCTACGATCGGTCAAACATGCTACAGCATCTTTTGCATCACTATTAGTGCAACTATTTCAAATGGTTTTGCTGAAGCTGGGTTATGAATTTAAAG CTAACTCAGACTACTGTGGAAGCATGAATGTAAAGGAGTTTTACAGAGAAGATAGCCATCTTGGTGTAAATGAGGAATCAATAT GTGATGACTGTAAGGGGAAGAAACATCTTGAAATATACACCACAGACCACATGCAATCCTCATGGGCTAAAAGGGTAGCAAGGACCATTTGGCACACCTTTTCTTATGCAG GTTACTTTATGCTTCACGTGTTGCGATCAGTGGGAGCAACGGGATGGCTTGTTTCTCAGAAGGTGTTGTCTCTACTTTGGCTGGCCATTCTTTCTCCAG ggAGGGCAGCTTCTGGCATGTTCAGTTTGCTTAGAACTAGGTGGTATCAACTTGTTACTCTGATGTCTTTGCTCAAGGTGGTTCTTCTAAAAAG ATGCCTTCCGAAGACCTACAAGTTGCTACTGTTTCTTATCCCACTCCTTTTTCTACTAG GTATAGGGTTCTGGGGGTTTGGTGGCTCCATTTCATTATTACCTTCATTGAGCTGGACAAGAACTGACAGAACAGGGAGAATAGATGACTACACTTGTCTTCCTGAACCACAGACTGATTCTTTTCACTCTGTGCAACCTCCAAAG GATACCATGACTGTCTTTGATGCTGGTCGTGTAAgtcagctggagaagcaggtAGCATTCATGTCTGACAGATGCCATCACAGTGATGAAGAATATAGCAAAGTTTTGCTTCTACTTCGTAATCTTCAAGATCAGGTTGCCCAGATGAGCGACAAAAGTGAAACACTGAAGCTAATAAAAAATGTGGTGGATCAGCATCTTAAAGACAAGGAACTGGAGGAAAAG ACTGACTTCCTGGCTTTACATAAAGAACACCAGTTGCGCATCCTGACACTGGAAGAGCTTCTTGGAAAACTCTCTACTGAATCCAAG gACATCCAGAAGGAGCTTGACGCagccaaagcaaaaccagtgaG AGATAATGATGAACATAATCAGCTTTTGTCCAGAATTAAAAAGCTGGAACTAGAGTTGACTCAGATGAAATCAGAGCTCTTAACTGGGGAAAGTGTGAAGACAAGTTGCGAGAAACTGGATGTCATTCCTGAAAAA GTAGACGCACGGGTCAAAGAATATGTCAAGCTAATGCTTTTTGGTGATCAACAAGACTTTCCGGAATCACTTCTCCAATGGCTTATGTCCAATTTTGTGAGCCAAAATGATCTGCAgactttgctgcaggatctAGAGTTTCAAATCCTCAAGAATATTACTCTCCATATGTCTGTTACAAACCAAAAACTAACATCTGAAGTAGTAACAAATGTTGTGACTAATGCAGGGATTTCTGGAATTACAGAAGCG CAAGTACAGATTATTGTAAACAATGCACTGAAACTGTACTCTCAAGACAAGATTGGTATGGTGGATTTTGCCTTGGAATCTGGAG GTGGCAGCATTGTGAGTACTCGCTGTTCTGAAACCTATGAGACCAAAACAGCATTATTTAGCCTCTTTGGAATCCCTCTGTGGTACATGTCTCAGTCTCCTAGAGTGGTAATTCAG CCGGACATACATCCAGGAAACTGCTGGGCTTTCAGAGGATCACCGGGATATCTTGTAGTTAAACTTTCAATGAAGATCTATCCAACTGCCTTTACAGTGGAACACATACCAAAAACACTTTCACCAACAGGAAATATTACCAGTGCTCCTAAGAATTTTTCAGTATAT GGTCTAGATGATGAATATCAAGAAGATGGCACGCTTCTAGGACAGTATGTCTATGATCAAGAAGGGGAACCACTGCAGATGTTTCCAGTGATG gagaaAAGTGAAAAGACATTCCAAATAGTGGAACTAAGAATTTTTTCTAACTGGGGACATGAAAAATATACATGCCTTTATCGGTTCAGAGTGCATGGGAAACCTGCCGAATAA